The DNA sequence CCCCAGTGCTGTTGTGGCTTCAGGGTCCACGATTAAAGTCATATGTTCGATAGTTTTACTCTAAAGTTGAACTGACTGAAGACAGTTTGAAACCAGAGTTTCGTGCATGAACTAAACTGTTTCCACTTAGAGTTACAAATCGTGacagagtttattttttatgcctGAACTAAAATATTCACGTCCGTAAAAAGCTTTTTCCAAAGTTTCCAATTTTCTGTTATTATACGCATCAGCTGTAATCTGCATATACACAACCGAAGTCAGAGTTTCCAATTAGCCGCATAactcacaaacactgtttacatgcaGGCTATACATGCGCTGTGCAACTTTAATTGTTTCCACCATGTGAACTCACCCGTGTGTGACGTTTCTGCTCTTTGCTTCACTGCAGGCTACGATAGCCCCGGCTCGGTGCTAATCTCTCCGGTCCACCACCAGATGATGTCCTACATGAACATGGGCAGCTTGTCGCGGACAGAGCTGCAGCTTCTCAACCAGCTGCATTGTCGCAGGAAGCGGAGGCATCGCACCATCTTCACTGACGAGCAGCTGGAGGCTCTGGAGGGCCTCTTCCAAGAGACCAAGTATCCGGACGTCGGTACTCGGGAGCAGCTGGCCCGCAAGGTCCACCTCCGGGAGGAGAAGGTTGAGGTAAGGAGCGCTTTGACTTTTCTTATAGTTCAGACTCatactttttttattgtgcaaaacaacattttgattCACCTCGAGAGGTACGCGTCaatataatttcattattattaatattggcATTTTCGGTAACACTGTCCGACAGTGACAGCAATTTAGGTCCTtggctgtgtttttaaagcttatcattgtaaaaagtattttataagttttaggttttattttttgctagtTATTACTATATGAGGGCCTGTCCATTAATTTCacgtgtaaaataaaaaagtcagccttctaaaaatgcatatttagaTAAATATAACACTGTacttcattttataaatattatagtGTCTATCCAAATGTAGCCCGCCTTAGAACCTATTTGGAAACCTGTACTAGAACAACCAAACTGGAAATAAAACAAGCTGGACAGTAAATCCGAATTACAGAAAatccaaatgtgttttctcGCAGCAGACAGTAAATCACATTTCTCTGTTGGTGTGTAAGAATAGAAATTCCATTcctaaatgaagaaaaaaatcactgtgTTTCAGTTTCACACATCAACTCACCACACAATGAGTACACAAGCGTTGAAGTTTTAACAGTTCTATAAACTCTAACGTTTGACCAcatcagaaaacatttacactatGAAGCCTTTTCAATTTTTGAACATTTCACATTAATTGAGTGAATTTCTCCACGTGAAACgcgaagagaagagaagaatgtAAGACATGATGTAAGAGGAGCGAGAGCCTTTGGGCCCAAACTGCGCAAATGGTTGACTTAATTAGAGGCCTAATGACcgaaattattattaattaatctTCAGCCTAGAAACAGAAGAATGGAGTGTTCTGGTGACTGTGCGCGTATAATTCGGGTTGTGGAGAGCAAAGCGTCGCACTAATCATTCCAACACAGACAATAATAAAGGATGTGAAAAAACCCTAAAAGCTTTAAGCTTAAAATTGCTAACCCTAAGCTTAAAATTGTGCTTTCTATCATGTAGGTTTGGTTCAAAAACAGACGCGCAAAGTGGAGGAGACAGAAACGGTCTTCATCAGAGGAATCAGAGAACTCTCAGAAATGGAACAAATCCAGCAAAACTTCCGCGGAGAAAACTGAGGAGAGTAAAAGCGAGGTGGACTCGGACAGCTGATAGTAAAAGCCACTTAACACGgccgcatgtgtgtgtgtacatatatagaAAGTGATGTGGACTCAACTACATGCTGGTGATGTGATGAACCGTGTTGCCATGTTGCACAGTTGTACATATCGACATTCTATTATGGATTTTGTGTCCgctatttatatttaatttaagttgttttttttaatgttacgCACGCCAAGAGACGTGAAGGCCGAAGGACTGACTGACATGTCTGAATATATCTTAATGTtatatgtgacatttttatgGATATTAAATGTTGTAATTCTGCTCTTTTTTCCCCGTTGTAACGTTTTTCATCGCGCGGCACAGCAGCACCACAGAGATGTTGTGAGGAATAGGtcgtttttttgttattttattttgcaaaaataaGTAAACCTGCGTAAAAAGACAACGACTATAGGctacattaaaatgtacatgAAAATCATCAACACGGTGTctgatttcattatttcttcGATCTGGAGAtatattctatttattttggttgtagtcaaatacatttaaaacggAGATATATGATTGTTTAAAAGCTTGTAATAGTGACAATTAATTGAAGGGAAATggtgatttcaaaataaatatacttaCTCAGCATTAAGGCAGAAACcaataatttgtaaatattgGTCGCTGATAATTGTCATCTGATATCACTTGACGCGTCAGGGTTTTATAAGTTGAATAAGTTCACCATATTTTAATGTAGCCGAGGTTCTGGGCAAAACCCTTTGTCCTGCTTGTCACAGTATTATTCTGATAGTGTGGGGAAACCTTAAAAA is a window from the Channa argus isolate prfri chromosome 16, Channa argus male v1.0, whole genome shotgun sequence genome containing:
- the gsc gene encoding homeobox protein goosecoid, producing MPAGMFSIDSILSGRPNCKEPLLLHRSGPVVLSAGLTDSIYSDYNGLYSATCGPSPPGVQPVNGTRLGYNGYYYGQLHVQGAGAGPPCCGSVPGLSPQQCPCIPAGYDSPGSVLISPVHHQMMSYMNMGSLSRTELQLLNQLHCRRKRRHRTIFTDEQLEALEGLFQETKYPDVGTREQLARKVHLREEKVEVWFKNRRAKWRRQKRSSSEESENSQKWNKSSKTSAEKTEESKSEVDSDS